A stretch of DNA from Caretta caretta isolate rCarCar2 chromosome 24, rCarCar1.hap1, whole genome shotgun sequence:
CTGTTGGGATTTTAAACTCGTTTAGGCAGGGCCCAGGGACCCTCGGTGtccctacactgcagctgggagagtgcttcccagcatgggtagcCAGACACCTGCTCACTGTGCTCAAGCTAACTCACTTGCAGCAGACGCagcggctcaggctagccacccataTAATGTACCCAGGGGATCAGGAGGCTGGTTCTTGGGtagctagcccaagccactgtCTGTGCCACAGTGCCCACAAGGCTATTTTTGGTGCACTAGCTCCAGCAGAGctagtgtctgtctgtctttgtacTGGGAAGCCTCCtccgtcccagctgcagtgtagatgtccccTGTGTGTCTTTGCAGAACCTGGCACAAGATGCCGGGAGTCAGGGCTCCTAACTctgggaggggcatggggggctagtgggttagaatGAGGGCTGGTgactggcagtcaggactcctgggttctgtccctggctctgggaggagcatGGGGTCTAGTGCGTTACAGTGGGGATAgggatgggagccaggattcctgggttctgccTCTGGTtctgggcaggaagcaggggagacTTGGGAATCTGGCTGCTGTGTGACTGAGCGAGTCATATCACCTGTCTGCCACTCAACAGACCCACCCTTTTAAAATGGGGGTGGTGATGCCAACTGCCTGCCCCTTCCAGATCTGTGGGTGAAACATGCTACAAAACACATTCTCTGGTTATTTATTGTCTTCTCTCCTCTCCACTTGGGCACAGGGAACGCATGATGCCAGGGAAGGGGGACTGTTGACACTAGCAGAGGATTTGCAGTCAGGTGGGGAATCCTAAGTGGGATGGGGAATGTGGGAAGGAGATGAAGCTGCAGCTGGATCGAGGAATGCAGTTTAACAAGGGGGACTGGAAAGGGGTCAGGAGTTCAAGTGaaagagctgcaggggcagaaaCGGGctggaaatcctggctccacacCACAGAGGAATGCGCAGAGGTTGGAGCCCAGTGATCTATGATCAGAAGCAGAGTCCTCTGCTGACACAACAGCGCTGAGGCTCCGTGCAGAGGTCAACTGGCAGCAGATAAGGCCTAGGCCACAGGGCGGTACTGACAGCAAACTGTAGCCTCAGGGaccttccctccccactttgcAGCTGGAGACatttactggcctgtagttttcCTTCCCAGCAAACCGGGAGGGTGCCAAGTTGGGGCATCCGGCGACGGAGCCTGATTCCAGACCGCCTGATACAGCACGTAATAATCCCTCATGGAAAGGAAGAGGCATGTTCAACTGTGTTATTCCAGGCTCTGCACAAACCTCTAATCCAGAAACCAACAGCGTTTAATACAGAGTCAGCCTTTGTTATGCAAATAAGTTTCTAATATATAATTACAGCCGCAGGGCAGGTCCCAGCCAGGTGGGTCTGGAAACCAATTTTCTGTTTATCTGTTTGGAAAAACAAACCCTGAAGTCATTTTGCCAATGTCACCACGTACCGTGACAGCATCACCCTGAACCTGGCTCGCAGTGCTACGCAGGGTTACCTTGGGTCAGCGTTTGGATGGGAGACACGCTCAGGGAGTGGGTCGCTCTTCCTGGGCAGTCAGTGTTGGTTCGGACGCTCCAGCGTGGCACCACGGGCCACTGTGCTGTCGGAGCCGGGTGGCGGCTCGGGAGGGGGTGCTCGCCTGtctcagtcagtgctgaccccagtatggcaggagggggtggggggaagggcactctctgtcacagttcagggcaactgcaatTGGATGTCCTGGCCGTTGCCATTCTGGATGGAGACCCACCTCACTTGCCCTCTGAGATGGAGATTCCCAGGCTGCACACCTCCCTGCCTTCACTCCCATTTCCCAGCACGCCTGCTTGCTTTCCCTTCAGAGCCCAGTAGCACAGGGATCCCTGCAGACCACGGTGCCACCCAGCTCTTTGTAAGCAGCCAACGTTcgtcttaaggtaaaagcataacagaaaaaaacaaagaacctacatgcatgctaatgaGCTGACCAGGACCCCACCCTACGAGGGActctggcaggagcagtgcgTGTGGTGACCAACCCAGAAAGCACCCAGTCTTCTGGGGCCTCAGGCGACCCAGTTTGTCCAACTCTTCCCAAAGGACTGGAGCCCCCACCTGGAGCAGCGTCCTCTCTCTTTGCTGGAGCAGGAAGATGcacgggggggcagggaggggagcagatctcccaaacagcagcagcatcacaGACTCTGGCTTTTCTTGAGATTTCATAAAtcgcccccccccacagccagcatgAGGTCTCAGTGCCCCCCCAATCCAGCATGAGGTCTCAGTGACCCCCCACAACCAGCATGAGGTCTCagtgccccccacagccagcatgAGGTCTCAGCACGCCCCCCCCACACCTGGTATAAGGTCTCAGCATCTCCCCCCCATACAGGGCACAAGGTTTCAGCGTGGGCACAAGGTCTCTGCACCCCCCAGTACAAGGTCTCAGCACATCCCCCATACACACTAACAAACACATACCCAGCACGAGGTCTcagcacccctccctccccacagcctcagccccAGATCTCAGCACCCCCCCCCAAGAAAAAGTCTCaagtccccctgccccagcctgtgaCACTTGGACACTTTGTATTCTCCTTTGAAAACAGGACAAAAATGCAGAGGGGGCTAGTGCCCCCGGTGTCTGTCCCTGAGAGTGGGGGgccctctctcctttcccttctgtcCACCTCCCTGTGCGGCGTCCGATTGCCGGGGGAGACAGGGTCCTAGACCCAGTGGGGTGGGGCAGACTGCGCAGGGCAAGGGGAAGAGattgtgtctgtctccctctcctccccggCAAGCAGAGGGTTAACACTTTCTCCAAAGGGGAAGCTGTCCGGCCccatgcgggggtgggggggtgggggggagtaacCTTCGCCCCCTCCAGCTGCATTGGCGAGTTTGCGCTGGCTctgtcctccccccgccccatgggTATTTAAGGCAGCGAGTGGGGCTGGTGGCACTTTACAGCCCAGGACTAGAAGCCCAGCAGAGGTGAGGGCAGGGGGCAATGGAGATACACCCTAAGAAGTAATGGGGTGCTGCAGGCCAGAGGAGAGGGTGTGGGGCAGTAGTagaggtgggaggggctgggggttgcAGCCTCGAAGAGGCTGGAAACGTACAGGCTTCGGGGCAGGCAGGATGCAGCCCAGAGGAGTGGGAGGATGGATGGGCAGCAGCCCAGAGGGGATGGCTGAGGGGCAGGATTAGGGGTAGAGTGGATGCAGCCCAGAGGGGCAAGGGCTTTCCTTAGGACAGGGGTGGTTGGACCTGGCTTCCTACATGCTGTGCGCCCTAGCTTGTATCCCCTGTGGGGGAACCCATGGGGGGTGTTATGTCCCACCCTCCCTGCGCTCATTCACCCCAgccccttccttctctctctgcagGCAAAGCTGCAGCCATGAAGTTTTGGATTGTGCTGCTGGGGGCAACCCTGCTGGCAGGTAAATGGCTCGTTCAGTTCATCTCCCCCATCAGGGCAGGGTTGGAAACTCCCCTTCTGGTGTTGATCAGGAGTAACCTCATTGGAGTCATGGGGACTGGTTCCCTTTTCACGCaccatggtgtaaatcagcaatgtgacccaaaaaaagaaaaggaggacttgtggcaccttagagactaaccaattgatttgagcataagcttctgtgagctacagctcacttcatcggatgtgacgCAGTGGGTAGGGGTCCTGCctggggactcctgggttctatccctagctctgggaggggagtggggtctggtgggttagtgctggaagccaggagtcctgggttctatccctagctctgctactgacttgcccATGACCCTGGATGAGTCACTTAGGCTTTGCCTTCACTGTCAAAAGCAGGTGTTTTTTCCAATGGGAGAACCAACCCATGTTAGCTATTACTACCAACTGTTACCACCACGCAGTAAAGGCCAAGCTAAGACTGTAATTTTACCATGAAGTCAATCAGCAGCAGGGTGCAGCGCTGACCTGCCTAGCTACCTTCCTGCAAACAGTCCAGGTGCCTTGTCTCCAACAGGATCGTACAGCAGGCTGGTGATCCCTCATTtgtgttagcaaaaagaaaaggagtacttgtggcaccttagagactaaccaatttatttgagcataagctcacgaaagcttatgctcaaataaattggatatctctaaggtgccacaagtactccttttctttttgcgaatacagactaacacggctgttactctgaaacctctcatttgtGTTAGTTATTGCACTGCAAAAACACCACCTTTTGCTGTGAAGACAACCTCACACAACTTGTCAGGTCTCTTTCGACTGGTAAACCCTTTtggggagggactgtctcctacTGTGTGTTTTGTACAATGCCTGGCACAACGAGGCCCCTGATCTCGGTGGGGGTCTATGCAGAGCCTGGCACGACGAGGCCCCCGATCTCGgtgggggtctgtgcagcgcccggcatgACGGGGCCCCCGATCTTGgtgggggtctgtgcagcgccagGCATGACGGGGCCCCCGATCTTGgtgggggtctgtgcagcgccaggcatgacggggccctgatctcaatcAATCTGTGCAGGGCTGGCCAGGGATatgacactgggctagatgggcacCGGGTCTGACCCCCTGTGTGGCACCAGGGCCGCAATGGCCtgggttacacaggaggtcagactcgactCTTTACCTGCAAACTCTGCCCCTCCAGGCTGCCAGGCCAACCCACTTGTCCAGGATGAGCCCAAGACTAAGTGGGAAGAGGCTGTGAAGGTCTTCTGGAACTACCTTTCCAAGGTGGGACACGCCGCAGACAATGTGACCGCCCAGATCAAGAGCTCCCAGCTCAGCAAGGAACTGGAGTGAGTGACCCTGCGGCTCAGTGTCAGTGGGTGAAGATGGGTGGGGCAAGGACACAAAGCTGCGGGGGCCTGTGTCCCCCTGGAAAGGGCGAGATCTCTGCTGGGAAAAATGCCGGGCTTTGGCGAAGTGCTGGGTGCCAGGCTGTGCTGAGAAGCACCGTGTTTGGCTGGTGCACACCACGCCTGTGGGTGTTGCTGCCGCTTTGCGGTAATGGTGGGTTGGGAGCATTCCTAGAGGAGCATATGGGGGGATGCCCAGCCAAGGGCCACAACCAGGGGCACAGAGGGGGTGATGTGGGATCCTTGGGGAGCCCTCAGTGCCCTGTTGAAGAGTGGGGTTTGGATGGGTGTCCCCACAGCCCTGCATGGGCGCATCACAGATAtcgtggctgggggagaggggtggtgcAAGCCAAGACGCCCCAGCTCTGACTCCCTGGTCCCTCCCCAGCGGGCTGATCACCGACACCATGGCTGAAGTGGGGGTGTACACAGAAGAGCTGCGGGCCCGGTTTGGCCCCTACGCCCAGGAGGCCCAGCAGCGCCTGGGCAGCGAGGTGGCGGCGCTGGCAGGGAAGCTGCGGGCCGACATGGAGGAGGCCAAGGGCCGAGTGGCGCAGTACGCGGGCGACGTGCGCTTGATGTTCGACCAAAACCTGGCGGAGGTGCGGGCCCGAGTTGGCATGTACCTGCGCAAGCTGCACAAGCGTCTGGGCAAAGATGCTGAGGAGCTGCGCCGCAAGATGGCCGCCTATGCCCGCGAG
This window harbors:
- the APOE gene encoding apolipoprotein E — its product is MKFWIVLLGATLLAGCQANPLVQDEPKTKWEEAVKVFWNYLSKVGHAADNVTAQIKSSQLSKELDGLITDTMAEVGVYTEELRARFGPYAQEAQQRLGSEVAALAGKLRADMEEAKGRVAQYAGDVRLMFDQNLAEVRARVGMYLRKLHKRLGKDAEELRRKMAAYAREVQARTDQRVDTVRQGLQPLIDSIRDKGQQRLGALSQAMGEQSQKVRDSLGTRAQELQGHLQEKAEEVRGSLDQAAEQVRQWFAPFLQDVSAQLQALVEKLQGKLQL